One part of the Ochrobactrum quorumnocens genome encodes these proteins:
- a CDS encoding autotransporter outer membrane beta-barrel domain-containing protein: MKSVTTYADANVRREFKGKNGLVASGTGIGNDMGGTRYDVGVGVVARVSENVSLFGRGAVEFGGSTNAAGKVSGGLKITW, from the coding sequence GTGAAGTCCGTTACGACCTATGCGGATGCTAACGTCAGGCGTGAGTTCAAGGGCAAGAATGGCCTTGTGGCTTCAGGCACTGGCATCGGTAATGATATGGGTGGCACACGTTATGATGTCGGTGTTGGCGTGGTTGCCCGTGTTTCGGAAAATGTCAGCCTGTTCGGCCGCGGTGCTGTCGAGTTCGGTGGTTCCACCAATGCCGCTGGCAAGGTTTCGGGTGGTCTCAAGATTACCTGGTAA